The sequence TAAACTATGCCGCCTCAGCCAGCGTGTGAACAGAAAAGGCTTCCACTCATCTGCGGGTGATAATAAAATAATACGCAAAATAAGTTGTTGAATGTGGTGGCAGGGTGGCCATGTGGAAAGCACGACACGTTCATTCTGCAGAACGGCAATGGCACAgttgcttgcgaaagtattcaccccccttggcatttttcctattgtgttgccTTACAAGCTGgaattaaaattgtttttttaggGGATggcatcatttgatttacacaacatgcctaccactttgaagatgcaaaatattttttattgtgaaacaaacagaacttgagcatgcataacttttcatcccccccaaagtcaatactttgaaaagccaccttttgcagcaattacagctgcaagtctcttggggtatgtctctataagcttggcacatctagccactgggattttgccCGTTCTTCAAGGCATAACTGCTTCAGCTCctccaagttggatgggttcctctgGTGTTCAGCAATCTAatagtcataccacagattctcaattggattgaggtctgggctttgactaggccattccaagacatttaaatgtttccccttaaaccatttgagtgttgctttagtagtatgcctagggtcattgtcctgttggaaggtgaaccgctgtcccagtctcaaatctctggaagactgaaacaggtttctctcaagaatttcccagtatttagtgccatccatcatttcttaaattctgaccagtttcccagtccctgccgatgaaaaacatccccacagcatgatgctgatacccccatgcttcactgtggggatggtgttctcagggtgatgagaggtgttgggtttgcgccagaaatAGTGTTTTCCTTTATGtctaaaaagctcaattttagtctcatctgtccacagtaccttcttccatatgtttggggagtctcccacataccttttggcgaacaccaaacgtgtttgcttatttttttctttaagcaatggcttttttctggctacacttctgtaaagcccagctctgtggattgtatggcttaaagtggtcctatggacagatactccaatctccgctgtggagctttgcagctccttaagagttatctttctctctttgtctctttgttgcctctctgattaatgcccgcCTTGCCTGGTCCGTATTtcttggtgggcggccctctcttggcaggtttgttgtggtgccatattctttacatttttaaataatggatttaatggtgctccgtgggatgttcaaagtttctgatatttttttacaacccaaccctgatctgtacttctccacaactttgtccctgacctgtttggagagctccgtGCCGCTTGCTTGGAGGTGCCCCTTGCTTCGTGGTGTTGCTGACTCTGGGGccattcagaacaggtgtatatatactgagatcatgtgacagatcatgtgacatttagattgcacacaggtggactttatttaactaattatgtgactcccgaaagtaattggttgcaccagatcttgtttaggggcttcatagcaaagagctGAATACATtggcacgcaccacttttccgtatttttttgttgttgttgactttttttaaacaagtaattttttccattTCCTTCACCTATttaaactattttgtgtatgtccattacattaaacCCAAATAaatatccatttaaattacaggttgtaatgcaacaaaataggaaaaacgccaagggggatgaatacttttgcaaggcactgtatatgcctaCAGGAGGGTgctgttgaggatggatggcaTTTTAGTGAGTTGTCTAGCTACTCATTTTAAGTATATTTACCATTGCTAAAGCGACTTGAATTGTCCTAATGGTCCTCTCTTTGTAGCTATGTTTTAATTTGTACAGGTAACCACAACTGAGTGAGCAAAGTAAAACATTTTGTTTGTACTCAATCTCTGACACTAGGCACCTCTATTTCAGTCTCGGAAAAGTAATTTTTTTTCGTAGCTTTTTTTGTTTGCCCGTTGTAGGTTATATTTCATGGTACTGCGTTGTATATTCCCCACAGGCTTTAAAGACATTATTTTGACCATATGTGACCCACCGGCTTGATTCGGTTCTAGTAGCAAcatgacatttttatttttacttttaaattggaataaagtagagactcagagctacaaaaggGTACATCAgccatacactgcagttgaggaacaatgggaaagtaattctgctttgaaagttgataaacttgtaaccccacttttgaggaaagggcccttgaatgtttttgtacatggtacacctactggagagctctttgtctacacctattccgcatcattcacaccctcttagccccacccatctctttacaATAAGGAAAACCTAAAGGTAAAAATCCACTTTATCTACTCTTTGGCCTATATCCTATTTTCTGACTTTGAAAGTGGCCAGATAAAAACTATTTAtaattagatgatgcttacccagacactTGTCTacattgatgggtcatgtgaaagaaatgctacaACCACCCCCAACCACATCTAGTTATTTGTACGGGTCACTATTGTCTATACATGTACACATGTTCCTGAAATACAATAAATGGCCATAATCAAcctcagacacacctggctaacttgatgggtctaGTAATCATTCTCTTGCGAAGTGGAgtcttgtttagacatgtagctaccGAGCTAAACAATTAACTATATTCCCAACCCATAGCTACAGTACAAATGGATTGCCATAGCTTGCCACTATGCATAAAATGCTagagtatgaatctgcaggtagctaaagcaaACAAACTAGGttcaaagctagctagctaacattaggctacaactagcaatgcaaatggatttctgagatcctaataatattactacacagatcatacacgtaatgttagctagtgatctagctaactaacagtatgctttaacttgcaatgaaaacgactttctgacaaaattagaaatgtataatatctgaaaatgtagctagacttgtacatggatgaacacttcaCAGCAGCATGTCTTTTCCGTTTGGTTTGTAGctaggcacatgaaagttcacatgttccagaaggcatttctgctaaaaaacacattttgataaaaaatgtttttgttaaaatgcctctcctgtgaattagtgacgtgcgacatacgcctagcttATTAAACATTCTGAATTCCCTTCGTAAGTAGTATTTTATAATAATTTCTAAGCAATATTGATAAATAAGGTCCCAGGACTCGgacttgacttggactcgagtcacgATTGTCATGACTTATGACTCGACTCGGACTCGACCAGTGAGCACTCGGACTTGGACTCGATCAGTAGTGACTTTGTTGTCAGAAAATCTCTTTGTTGCATGATTTAACATAGTAGCTACAACAGCAAATGTTAGAGTGCTGTAATATGTAGATATCCTTACAATGTGCAACAATGTAACAGAATTTAGATTTTAAAATGGTTGGACCACAGCTTTAGCACTACCAAGGGACTCTTGACTCAAGTATAAAGAACTAGGACTTTAACACTAGGGACTTTGGACTCGACTCTGACTCGAGGTTTAGTGTGTTGACTACTTCACTGGTCTACACTGTGGATATTGCTGTAATCAGGTTCTCACTGGATTCTTATCAGTTTGGAATCAAACAAAACAGATAGAAAGTAGATAGCCAAATACTGTTTTGTCTGTGTGTAAAGTTTTGTGATGTGTTTTCTGATGACAGCATAATTGTACAGTGACTTTGGCCTAGTCTTTAGTTTATCAGTAGACTGTTAATAATATGATGTATTTGTAAATATATACTGTAGTACTTGAGTGGATTTGAGAAAAGGAATATATATGTAGGCcacaatataatactgtataccgTGTAAAATACCTAGGGCTGGTTTCCTGAACACAGACTAAGCCTAGCCATGGACTTAAGCATGCTCAATGTAGAGTGTGTGTCCTGGAAACCATCCCTTGATGTCTTTCTATAATTATCTTGTTAACCATGCTGAATGTACTactactacagatgtaggatcttaatttgatcactcttttgttgttgacattgttcttacacagcaggaaatgcaagcttgtagtgtatttgagtttgaaaaaggcttctaaagtttgtaatttccagtttaaaatgtcagacttgatttgcctcaacaaaaaatgtatcaacccctacaaaaatgtaaattttaattataatccacatcagtggaggctgctgaggggatgaatggcatcaaacacatggaaaccatgtctgatgtatttgataccattccacacctattccgctccagccattaccacaccaacctccagtgatccacataataattcaaaatttctgttgatgcaggattattttcctgctgtagcaaactggctcaaatgaagattctacatctgtacctGGTGGCAGTGAGTGAAGAAATGTTGTTTATCCATCTTCCATTTCATAAATCTTCTTCCTGTAGAAGACCTGCAGCTAGTTTATAACAGTAGACCACTATCAGTTGTTAGTCAACCACCAGCAACGACAGAACCACTCTGTCTGTTGCGTTAACCTTTGTGTGAAGTGAACCTTGGGTGCTGAAAGTTGCACAAAAGCTGATCAGATGTTTTATTAGTGTTATTTATTTTGTTCTATCCTGGTGATCTCAATCTCTGGCTTTTAATTCACTCAAGCTGTACCATGCTGTTGCATAAACCAGAATAAAGAAGTTGACTAATCTACTGATCTCCTTATTTGGTGTATGTATGTTGTGTAGGCCTATCATGATTAATGAGCTGATTAATGACATTATATCACATCATTTCATCAGTTGCTGCCCATAACGTCATCACTAACATTGCAACAGCGTCTTTTTTCCACACCAACAGAGGACAATTTGGTCTTTGTTATGCTTGCTCCCTTGCTCGTTccttttctccctttctccccttttctctttctccttaTTTCACCCCTTTTCTCCTCACTCCATTTGTAATTCTTATCCCAAGCCTAACCTGTTTAATAGCAACATAAACCACACTCAAGGCTTACACTACAGATTTACATCTGTGGTAGCTAGATGAACAGACATTGAATTCATTACTATTTTAACTATTGCTGCTGACTACTGAAAAAAACTCCAAACTATGTTGAATGTtcaacacctacagtaccagtaaaaagtttgtacacacctactcattcaagggtttttctttcattgtagaataatagtgaagacatcaaaactatgaaataactatgaaataaccaaaAAACGTGTTAGCCACCCTTTTCccagatgacagctttgcaccctcttggcattcactcaaccagcttcatgaagtagtcacctggaatgcatttcaattaacaggtgtgccttgttaaaagtacatttgtggaatgtctttccttcttaatgcgtttgagccaatcagttgtgttgtgacaagctcggggtggtatacagaagatagccctatttggtaaaagaccaagtcttttatggcaagaacagctcaaattatcaaagagaaacgacatgaaggtcagtcaatctggtaaatttcaaaaactttgaaagtttcttcaagtgcagtcgcaaaaaacatcaagcgctatgatgaaactggctctcatgaggaccgccacaggaaaggaaaacccagtgttacctctgctgcggaggataagttcattaggtaccagcctcagaaattcagcccaaataaatgcttcacagaggtcaagtaacagacacatctcaacatcaactgttaaaaggacaccaataataagaagagacttgtttgggcgaagaaacacaagcagtggaattctgtcctttggtctgatgagtccaaatttgagatttttggttccaaccgccatgtctttgttagacacagagtaggtgaatggatgatctccccatgtgtggttcccaccgttaagcatggaggaggaggtgtgatggtctgggggcgctttgctggtgacactgtctgtgatttatttagaattcaaggcacacttaaccagcatggctaccacagcagtctgcagcgatacgccgtcccatctggtttgcacttagtgaactattatttgtttttcaacaggacaatgacccaacacacctccaggctgggtaagggctatttgaccaagacggagagtgatggagtactgcattagatgacctggcctccaaaatcacccaacctcaatccaattgagatggtttgggatgagttggacggcagagtgaaggaaaagcagctaacaagtgctcagcatatgtgggaactccttcaagactgttgaaaaaatattccaggtgaaactggctgggagaatgccaagagtgggcaaagctgtcatcaagggaaagggtggctactttgaagaatctaaaatatattttaatttgtttaatacttttttggttactacattattccatatatgttaattcatagttttcatgtcttcactattattctacaatgtagaaattagtaaaaataaagaaaaacccttgaatgagtaggtgtgtccaaacctttgactcgTACTGTAAGTTCAACTGAAACAACTCCATGTGATATGGCCTGTAGCTCATGACAATGTATAGAGTCGGAGAATCCCTAAAAGTCTACAGTATTATCTATAGTGTCTGTTGTATGTTCATACACTACAATTAATGACTTGTGTTTTCAAACATCATAAACTTAATATTTGTTTATCATACCCTGTCTATGATACATGCCATACAGTATAAATGTTTTCCATGTATATTGTGTTtacaaataaacattttacaCAGCCTTTAATACAGTATGCCACATATACTCTTTGTAGAAAAAAGGTTTGAAGTCAGTGTGAATATCAGAGAATGAGCTGGTTTTCAATTAGATTTGTTCCTGTCTGAAAAACGTTGTTAGATCTCTCTGATTGATTTGGTTTTGGTTCCATAGCTACATTTGGCACTTGGACACTCTAACACAACTCCTGGTTGACATTGCTGTTGCGACTTAAACAGATACGCTTGTGGTAGGGCACCAGTTATAAATGCGTTATAAGAacaaatgttttaataaaaaaaacagctaTAATGTACAGTATGACAGCATCTGTTACACTATGTTCACTCTCCCCCAGTAAGTGCCACTAAAGCATGAAGTGATCTTGCACATTTCTATGGCTTTCGTCAACACTACACTGACATTAGTGTTCTAATCTACTCTACATTGGTTGgctcagaaagttgtttcatttAGCACATATTGTAACTCTATAACTGTACACTTAGAACTAATCAACCAGAACTTTATCTCTTTATTTAGTTCTAATTTAGTCTAACTTATGTCTATTTTCTACATGTAGAATCCCAGAAAACTGTAATTAATAGTAATTCCTCCAAACACGTCTGATGTAGCAGTGAAAGAGCTAATTGAGCTCAATGTTAACCACTCAAACACAAACTTTAGCTTATCAGTTAAGTCCTTAGATCGCTCTAGAGGTCAATATATAATCTCTGTGCATTTTACATCATATCCTTATGTCCTTACATAACAGATAAATATCTTGGTTTAGCTCGGCAGACTAACAGTGTCTTGTGACGCATAGATGACTCATGGTTCAAACCCAGTAGTATCTACCTACAGGTCAATAGTGTCACTACACACACTAAAAGCATCGATCTGTCGGCACACGTTGACGAACTCCGCTTGTACGGCCAGATCCCGTTCCAGCAACCTGCTTTCACTCAGGTCCTCTCTGCCCGCCAGCCGCCCCTCCCCCTGGCTGTCCTGCGAGGTGGAGCTGAGGGTGCGGTAGCGTCTGTGGTGGGTGAGGTTGGGAAGCGTCCTGGGCAGACTGCTCTGGGAATGGAGCTGCCCTCTCTTGGAGTGGGGATGCGAATGCACCCCTCCTGCCCCCGGGCTGGAGAACAGACCCTGGGAAGACCCACTCAGGGATTCCTGGCACATGCAGCTGGAGTTACTACCTCTCCACCAGCGCTCAGGGGGAGATATGGGATCGCCGTGGCCTGGGAGGATGCACTCAGGCTGGGGTGGCCGTGTAGGAGACATATCCACATCCCTACAGGAAGAGGTCCGGTAGAGGGAGCTGTCGGCTGAGTTGTGTCCAGGTTGTGAGGCACTCTGGCTGAGGTGGGAGCCAGGGGAGTTCAGGGAGAGGCTGGAGGATACATGGAGTAGCCTAGGATGACTGAAGAGACTGTGGGGGAACAGGGTTTCGTTGTACAGGGCCTGGTCTATGCTCCGGGACAGGTCGATTGGAGAGGGGGGGCGCAGGTACATTGTGGAGTCAGTGTCCAGAACTAGACTAGCCTGGGAAGAGCCCTGGGATGCAACCCCAGCTTGAGGCATCCATGGTGGGCTGGGAGGTTCAGGGAGGTGGGGGTGTCTGGAGGTTCTGGTCTGGCCAGGgtgggtgttagggttaggatgcAGGTTGAGTCCGTTTGAGGGGGGGTCCATTAGTGTATAAAGGGGGAACGCTTCGGACTTGCACTTACTGATGACATCACACACCACCAGCTTCTCTTCCTGCCCCAGGGACCAGGGGTAGTGAggggggagggctggggagaggggaagggggtgGCTAGGCCCTCCTGAGGGTGAGCCACAGGGCAGCTGTACCCAGGACCCCGGACGGGGGTTGCAGTTGGGTTTAGTCCAGGGGCAGGAGTTAGAGTTGGAGCAACAGAAGAGGAGGGGATGAGTGCCGATGATTGACAAGGACAGACACACCCCCACCTCACAGAGCCTGCAGCCCAGCTGGTAGCCCCACCAAGGCCAGGGCTGAAACCCCGCCCCAGCACTCACCCCTCCAAACCCCATTGCATGTAACATCCCATACAGCTGGAGCCCCCCACAGCTTAACAGGCACAGAGACCCTCCCACCCCAGCCCCTGCCGCCTTGCTCCACTCCCCAGCCTCAGCGAATGGGCAGCGGGACGGCCGCTCCACCAACACCGGGGAACCTGTTACCTCTCCCTCACCATCACTCAGCCGTTGGACATGCTTGGTGTCTTGTCGTACAAAGCAgtagaagaggaggaaggagcaggagaggaggaggcagaggaggatgAACACTCCCTGGGGGagtaggaggaggacagggaggctGGGGAAGACATGGAAGAGAGTTATGGAGCCCAGGGAGGCCCCAAAGTgcaacagggagagggagaacaaGAGACAGGGCCGGGGcagagctgagagagggagagagagagagagggagaaagggagggagaggtgcaTGCGAGagcggagggagaggaggaggaaggagagggagaaggcagaGGTGAGGCAGGGTAAGGGTAGCTCAGAAAGTAGGAGAGAGCCCAGAGCAGACAGGCGGTCCTGGTGACTATAAGCATCATACAGCAGAGTGAATGCTCTAGTGCCTCCAGTGGCCAGGAGGAACAGATGCAGCAGGGTGAAGTAGGGGCTTCCCGGGGGGCAGCGCAGGGGCAGGCCTAACAGGCAGAGTACAGATATCAGACCTAATGCAGCGAACACAGATCCCAGACCGTAGATGTGGACCTCCCAGGCAAAGCCCCAGGTGGCCAGAGCTGAGTTCCAATCagaatacagaggcacaaagagaGGAGGTGTTAGAGACAGAATGGGGCGCTGGGATTTATTTGAGATGATGTCATCAGGGTAAACAGGGCTCCAGGATAGATTTGTGTTGCAGGGTGTGGCCTTGGTCTCCAGGCTGCAGTCGAGGATAGGTGTCTCATTGGTGGCTGACTTAGGCCACACCTCCTCTGGAGACACACCTGTAAAACAGAAACAAAGATGGTTGAAACTGATGCCCAAATCAACTCCTTGCTCCTATCCCCAGATCTGAGGCGTTTCATAGGGTGAAACATCAGCGAGTGTGGTGTAATCTATTGCAAAAGTACATGCTTGTAACTGGGAATCTCTaactgggtcagagagagagagagagagccaggggagagagagacggggggggggggcagattaGGTAGTATTGACCCCATTGCTGTTCTCATTTGTGAACTATTTATAAATCGCAGAAACTGGCACACTCACTAACATTACATAATTTATAACATAGTATTGTAGGTGCACATACACATTCCATATGTCTGTCCCCTATGATTACATACCATCTGAATAATGTAGACACTTCTATTCCCTATGTGCCTGCCTACTGCCTCTTCATAGagaaatacagtaaatacagtacaGGGATAGGAGCTCTGCGACAAGACCTCTGGTCCCTCCTCTTcacatgcatgtgtgcgtgtgtttgttttatctttattttaacagggcaGACATGTTGAGATTTAGGTCTCATTTCCAAATGCGCCctgtacaatacaacacaaatatacacactatacccaacatacagttgaagtcgtaagtttacatacacttaaatacactcattaaaacttgttttttaaccactccacaaatttcttgttaacaaactatagttttggcaagtcggttaggacatctactttgtgcacgacacaagtaatttttccaacaattgcttacagattatttcacttataattcactgtatcacaattccagtgggtcagaagtttacatacactagttaactgtgcctttaaacagcttggaaaattccagaaaatgatgtcatcactttagaagcttctgataggctaattaactaaatttgagtcaattggaggtgtacctgtggatgtatttcaaggcctaccttcaaactcagtgcctcttcacttgacatcatgggaaaatcaaaagaaataagccaagacctccaaaaaaaatgtagacctccacaatgacctccacaagtctggttcatcattgggagcaatttccaaatgcctgaaggtaccatgttcatctgtacaaacaacagtacgcaagtataaacaccatgggaccatgcagccgtcataccgctcaggaaggagatagagataaacgtactttggtgcgaaaagtgtgaatcaatcccaaaacaacagaaaaggacaaaagtatctatatccacagtaaaacgagtcctatatcgacataacctgaaaggccgctcagcaagaaagaaaccactgctccaaaaccaccataaaaaaagccagactacagtttgcaactgcacatagggacaaagatcgtactttctggagaaatgtcctctggtctgatgaaacaaaaatagaactgtttggccataatgaccatcgtcatgtttggaggaaaaagagggaggcttgcaagccgacgatcaccatcccaaccatgaagcacgggggtggcagcatcacgttgtggagatgctttgctgcaggaggaactggtgcccttcacaaaatagatggcatcatgaaaggaaaatgatgtggatatattgaagcaacatctcaagacatcagtcaggaagttaaagcttggtcgcaaaggggtcttccaaatggacagtgaccccaagcatacttccaaagttgtggcaaaatggcttaaggacaacaaagtcaaggtattggagtggccattacaaagccctgacctcaatcctatagaaaatttgtgggcagaactgaaaaagcatgtgcgagcaaggaggcctacaaacctgactcagttacaccagctctgtcaggaggaatgggccaaaattcacccaacttactgtgggaagcttgtggaaggctacctgaaatgtttgacccaagttaaacaatttgaaggcaatgctaccaaatactaattgagtgtatgtaaacttctgacccactgggaatgtgatgaaagaaatagaagctgaaataaatctttctctctactattattctgacattttacattcttaaaataaagtggtgatcctaactgacctaaaacagggaattcttactaggattaaatgtcgggaattgtaaaaaactgagtttaaatgtatttggttcagtgtatgtaaacttccgacttcaactgtatatacatacgcacacacacacatatatatatatatacacttactactgttcaaaagtttgtggtcacttagaaatgtccttgtttttgaaagaaaagcacattatcTGTCCattaaattaaaataacatcaaattgatcagaaatacaaggtggacattgttaatgttgtatatgactattgtagctggaaacggcagattttttatggaatatctacataggcgtacagaccattatcagcaaccatcactcctgtgttccaaaggcacgttgtgttagctaatcccagtttatcattttaaaaggctaattgatcattagaaaacccttttgcaattatgataGCACAGCtagaaactgt comes from Salmo trutta chromosome 7, fSalTru1.1, whole genome shotgun sequence and encodes:
- the LOC115197758 gene encoding proline-rich transmembrane protein 4, producing the protein MAVVMCISLLLFLLLLFLSLTPLLHLHAFPLATEAPPHPHTDTQTDVQVSHSPLGASWALVGLNAGARMADSLGWFPELRGSILEPEETEKQDYTDEFQGTIGEYHDLLESPEQSPKTVPRQTGLETIRFTEADSVTAWTEMKPPTGTLFRNGLPDRIQDGDPENELKEINTRGKAGSPLTPSQDGQTPLIHLSLPQNGDSIGRPTPILLFRSDYTETPGFNPLTRPTLPTPVTAQLGSTTDPDQDQPIALATDKGLLSLDQPATPQRDMMEGHIVMETGDFSELEDYTENLTDTGTDTGVSPEEVWPKSATNETPILDCSLETKATPCNTNLSWSPVYPDDIISNKSQRPILSLTPPLFVPLYSDWNSALATWGFAWEVHIYGLGSVFAALGLISVLCLLGLPLRCPPGSPYFTLLHLFLLATGGTRAFTLLYDAYSHQDRLSALGSLLLSELPLPCLTSAFSLSFLLLSLRSRMHLSLPFSLSLSLPLSALPRPCLLFSLSLLHFGASLGSITLFHVFPSLPVLLLLPQGVFILLCLLLSCSFLLFYCFVRQDTKHVQRLSDGEGEVTGSPVLVERPSRCPFAEAGEWSKAAGAGVGGSLCLLSCGGLQLYGMLHAMGFGGVSAGAGFQPWPWWGYQLGCRLCEVGVCLSLSIIGTHPLLFCCSNSNSCPWTKPNCNPRPGSWVQLPCGSPSGGPSHPLPLSPALPPHYPWSLGQEEKLVVCDVISKCKSEAFPLYTLMDPPSNGLNLHPNPNTHPGQTRTSRHPHLPEPPSPPWMPQAGVASQGSSQASLVLDTDSTMYLRPPSPIDLSRSIDQALYNETLFPHSLFSHPRLLHVSSSLSLNSPGSHLSQSASQPGHNSADSSLYRTSSCRDVDMSPTRPPQPECILPGHGDPISPPERWWRGSNSSCMCQESLSGSSQGLFSSPGAGGVHSHPHSKRGQLHSQSSLPRTLPNLTHHRRYRTLSSTSQDSQGEGRLAGREDLSESRLLERDLAVQAEFVNVCRQIDAFSVCSDTIDL